GTAGTTGTTGTTAGTAAAGTGATAGGCGTTGTACATGGCTTTTCTAGCTGGAGAGGGCTTGGGGTATCACTTGTCATCGCGGTTTCGTTAGGTATTCTCATGGTTCCGATCGTCTTTATTATTACTGGTTTCATGTTAGCTTAAACCCACAGAAAAAAGAGTTTCTGAAGACTAATTCAGAAGCTCTTTTTCTATTCAAACGTACCTTTAATCACTGCTTGATGATGATCCACCATTAACTGTCCCATCGCTAACACACTGTCAATTGAATAATCACTTTGTTGTAAAAGGACAATATCAGCGTCTTTTCCTACAGTAATTTCTCCCTTTTGTGAAAGCTTTAGAATCTTAGCAGGGTTTTTGGTGATTACCTGAATCGCTGTACTAAGGGCAATATCTTTGTTCATTACAGCGTCACGGACCGCCTCAAATAGCGATGTTACTTTACCTAATTGCAGCCCGATTAATTCACCGTTTTCATCAAAATCAGGAAGGCTTGCCTGGCCGTCAGATGTAAATGTAATAAGGTCTGGACCTACTCCTGCTTCAAGCATCTTTTTTAGTGCCAATGAGGCCTTTACTTCCCCTTCTTCAAGAAACTTAGGAATTGTACTTGTTGTGAAGTCGACATACCCACCCTTTTTCGCAAACTCAATACCAGCTTCAAACAAATGAGAGTTTCGGTTTATATGCGTCGGGTAAAACTGTTTAATTGGTAGATCTGTTGTTTCAATGACTTTCTCAATCAGTGAAAGGTGATCATAGCTGTCTCCAACATGTATATTCACGATTCCAGCTTTACCTGATAACATACCGCCAATTCTAGCAGCAGATGCAATCTTAGCGAGCTCCTGCACAGTTGGCTGTGAGGAACGGTGGTCTGAGATCGCTATTTCACCCGCTCCAATGACGCGGTCAATCAGGATTAAATCATCTTCTATCTTTCCGGTCAGCGTTTTAACAGGGACCTGATATGAACCTGTATGCACGTAGCACGTGATTCCTTCTTCCTCCAGCGCTCTCGCTTTGGCAATCAGAGATGGCATAGTACGCGTTGTGCCATCCGTACCGATGACACCTACAAGCGTTGTGACTCCACCCAGTGTGGCATCTGTTAATTTAAGTTCAGGCGTACGCGTTTTATAGCTGCCTTCTCCTCCTCCACCCATTATATGAACGTGTGAGTCTATAAAGCCCGGAACTGCAATCTTCCCATTAGCCTCGATGACTGACAGCCCAGGTGTTTGAGGAGGTAAGTCAATGTGATCTTCTATTGCTGCTATGCGTTTATCAGCTATTAAAATATCTTTTAATCCAAGATGCTCCGGATTATATACATCTGCCTGTTTAACTAGGGTTAACATAAAATCCCTCCTACTTCTTCGCAGGATATACCTTAAGCTTTTTGCCTTTAATCGTCGTTTCTTTTAAAGCACTGATTACCTTATGACCTTTACCATTATGAATTTCGATAAATGAGCAGGTCGGTTCGATCGTGATAATACCAATGTCATCTGCCGTCACACCATCAATCGCTGTAATGGTACCGACAAAATCCCCCGCTCTCAGCTTTTTCTTCTTACCGCCATTCACGTAAATCTTCAGTATATCTTCACTTACTTTTTCAATCGCAGCTGTCTTACGTTCCTGCTGCTCCTCCATTTTAGACCAGAAAGCACCAACGTCAGCAGGTAGTACGGAATGAAGTTCAATCAGATTAGCATTTGTGTACTCGATAATGGCTTCCAGACGGTCATCTTCCCGGCCTGTCTCAACAAACGAGACTACTTTACCGTTCTGACCAGCTCTGCCCGTTCTGCCGCTTCTGTGCGTATATGCAGGCAGTTCGAGTGGCAGATCATAGTTTACAACTAATGATACGTTGGCTACGTCAATTCCGCGTGCTGCAATATCCGTTGCAATAAGATAACGGAAGTCTCCGCGTTTGAATTCATTCATCACGTCAAAGCGCTCTTCCTGAACCATGCCGCCATGGATTTTGTCGCAGGAATATCCCGCGCGGTCGAGCCGCTCTGTTAATTCATCTGTCCGATCCTGTGTACGGCAGAAGATCATACATGTATCAGGGTTCTCGCTCATTGTTACCTGCTTTAACAGCTCAAATTTCTGTTCTTCTTCTGATTTCA
This region of Jeotgalibacillus malaysiensis genomic DNA includes:
- a CDS encoding peptidase, which codes for MLTLVKQADVYNPEHLGLKDILIADKRIAAIEDHIDLPPQTPGLSVIEANGKIAVPGFIDSHVHIMGGGGEGSYKTRTPELKLTDATLGGVTTLVGVIGTDGTTRTMPSLIAKARALEEEGITCYVHTGSYQVPVKTLTGKIEDDLILIDRVIGAGEIAISDHRSSQPTVQELAKIASAARIGGMLSGKAGIVNIHVGDSYDHLSLIEKVIETTDLPIKQFYPTHINRNSHLFEAGIEFAKKGGYVDFTTSTIPKFLEEGEVKASLALKKMLEAGVGPDLITFTSDGQASLPDFDENGELIGLQLGKVTSLFEAVRDAVMNKDIALSTAIQVITKNPAKILKLSQKGEITVGKDADIVLLQQSDYSIDSVLAMGQLMVDHHQAVIKGTFE
- a CDS encoding RNA helicase, which translates into the protein MTNTWQQFNLSPSILEALEKLSYTAPTEVQEQVIPAIKAGHDLMAKAQTGSGKTAAYAIPISDKVVWEENKPQALIITPTRELADQVRLDALAIGRFKRLKAAALYGRQPFAKQKLELKQKTHIISGTPGRLLDHLEKGTLDPSILKYVIIDEADELFNRGFIEQVEAIMAFMPKERLTALFSATFSEEVESLAAKWLKTPERFEIASQHKVEDLIQHYYMKSEEEQKFELLKQVTMSENPDTCMIFCRTQDRTDELTERLDRAGYSCDKIHGGMVQEERFDVMNEFKRGDFRYLIATDIAARGIDVANVSLVVNYDLPLELPAYTHRSGRTGRAGQNGKVVSFVETGREDDRLEAIIEYTNANLIELHSVLPADVGAFWSKMEEQQERKTAAIEKVSEDILKIYVNGGKKKKLRAGDFVGTITAIDGVTADDIGIITIEPTCSFIEIHNGKGHKVISALKETTIKGKKLKVYPAKK